The sequence AACCGTTTTTCTCATAAGAGCGATATCTTCCACAGTCGCTCCTCCAGTAGAGAAACCTGTAGATGTTTTCACATAATCTGCTCCAGCTTCTACAGCCAATTGGCAGGCCTTCACTTTTTCTTCGTCCGTCAGTAGGCACGTTTCGATGATTACTTTTGAAAGTGCTTTACCTTTAGATGCTGCCACAACAGCTTCGATATCGCGCTTAACCAGTTCATGGTCGCCACTTTTTAATGCGCCGATATTGATGACCATATCTACCTCTGTTGCTCCCTTTTCGATTGCATCTTTTGTTTCGAATGCTTTCGTTTCAGGTGTAGAAGCTCCCAGTGGGAAACCGATAACTGTACACACTTTTACTTCAGTACCGCTTAATAATTCGCTTGAATATTGAACCCATGTTGGGTTAACGCACACAGAAGCAAACTTGAATTCTTTTGCTTCCTGGCAAAGTACTTCTACTTGGTCTTTCGTTGATTCAGGTTTAAGTAAAGTATGATCAATCATACTTGCAATGTTCGTAGTCATTCATTATCTCTCCTTTAACAGTTGTCCGTACCTCTCCTATCATATCAAATCAAAGAGAAAAAGACGAGCATTTCTTCATAGCATCTCCAAAAAAAGAAAACCTTTTCATTTTTTAATTCTCTTTTAACAAAGTTTGTTGTTTTCTAACATAAAGTCTGCCAAGGTGCAAGGTGCTCCGTCAACCAGTGTGTGCTTAGATGGTGAGGGGAACCGCTTCGCTTTCCGCGGACGTACGGCCGTTCTTCCGCAGGAGTCTACGCAGTTCCCCTCACCATCTATAAGAAATATTCGTGTCAGAGCTTATAGGGACAAAAAAACAATCTTAAGAAAACAGAATTACACAAGAGGAAATCGACCACTACTCTCTTTAAATGAGGTTGTTTTCCAAAGAAATTTATATTGATTTTATTAGAATTACTTCAAGTTGAAAAAGTTGATTAGATTTATCAGTGACCTTCTTCTTGCGTTTCGATGTCCTTCTTGGTTTTAATCCAAAGCAACCGTAAATTCAACCCAAGTCCGTCTATCTATATTATTAGGCATTCAGAATGTAGAAGAACAAAGTGGATTGTAGCGGAAGGCACTTGACTCCTGCGGGATATAGAGGAAAGGTCGAGACCCCACAGACGGAACGTCGAGGAGGCTCGACTTCCTCCCCGCGGAAAGCAAGTGCCTGGAGCGGAAAGGAACGGTCTAAGTTTTGATCACTCTACCTGTTTCCTTCTCTTAAATAACAACAATTTTTAAGAATAGAGCCAATGAAAAACAACCCCGGTATTCAATCACCAGGGTTGCAATCCTCATTATTTCAAACGATACACTCTCGCCTCATATGGCTTAAGAGTTAACTTGCTTACATTTTCATGGCTGTCTACATCATAGTTATTCAGTAAAAGGTCCGATGAAGATACTTCTAAGTCTTTAAGGTCACAAACGGTGTTCTTGGTGGAAAGGTTTGTGATCACGATCATGGATTGATCTTCACCTGTGCGGGTATACGCATAAATTTGCTTGTCTTTTTCAAGTAGCAGGTCATAGATTCCGTACGTGAAGACATCTTCATTTTTCTTTAATTGGATCATCTTTTTGTAGAAATTCAGGATGGATTTTTCATCCTTTTCCTGAGCTTTTACATTGATTGTTTTATAGTTTGGATTCACTTTCATCCAAGGTGTTCCGCTAGTAAACCCGCTGTTTTCACCGTCTGACCATTGCATTGGCGTTCTGCTGTTGTCACGGGATGATGCCCAGATGATTTCCATAATATCCTTATGAGATACGCCTTCTTCACGCTTAAGACGATATAAATTCTTGACTGCTACATCATCATAATCTTCAATGGAAGGAAATTGAACATTCGTCATGCCAATTTCTTGTCCCTGGTAAATGAACGGTGTTCCCTGCATTAAGAAATACATGGTTGCCATAGCTGTGGCACTTTCTTTCCAGTATTCTTTGTCGTTCCCCCAAGTGGACACAACGCGGGGTTTATCATGATTTTCAATGAATAGTGCATTCCAGCCGTTGCCTTCAAGTCCTTTTTGCCAACGCGAGAGCACCTTTTTCAATTCGACGATGTCCAGGTCAGGATTTGTTTCAGCGTCCCATAAACCTAGATGTTCGAATTGGAAGATCATATCCATTTTACCGTTTTCTTTACCAACCCATAGTTCTGCTTCATCAGCCTTCACGCCATTCGCTTCTCCTACAGACATGACATCATAATTTCCATACGTCCGATCTTTGAATTCTTGAAGGAACGTATGAATCCCTTTTTGGTTCATATGCATATCGAAAGAAGAAACGTATTTTTGCTTTTTCGGATTTGGCATATCAGGAAGACCCGGACGTTTCTTAATATGGCTGATGGCATCGATTCTAAAGCCATCGATTCCTTTATCAAGCCACCAGTTGACAGTATCATAAAGAGCATCGCGCACTTCTTCATTTTCCCAGTTCAAATCAGGCTGCTTCGTAGAGAATACGTGAAGGAAATATTGATCTGTTTCTTCGTCATACTTCCATGCCGACCCTCCAAAGATGCTCTCCCAGTTATTCGGCTCCTTGCCTTTGACCCCATCTCTCCAAATATACCAATCACGTTTTGGATTGTCTTTAGAACTCTTAGACTCAATAAACCATGGATGTTCGTCACTTGTATGGTTAAGCACAAGATCGATGATCAGCTTCATATCTCTCTTATGGACCTCTTTAAGGAGTTGATCGAAGTCTTCCATCGTACCGAAATCCTCCATGATATCCTGATAATCTGAAATATCATATCCATTATCATCATTAGGTGATTTGTACATTGGACAAATCCAGATCACATCGATACCTAATTCTTTAATATAATCCAAACGTTGAATCACGCCCTGTAAGTCGCCAATTCCGTCTCCGTTTGAATCCTGAAAACTTCTAGGATAGATTTGATAGCCTACCGCTTCTTTACGCCATGCCTTTTTCATCGTAACACCTCATCAAAGTATAGTAAGATACAAACGCTTACATTTAATGCAATCGTTTGCACTATTAGTTTAAAAAAAAGAACCATTTCATTTAATATATTGACATTAATAGTTTACAACCTTCTTCTTCACTTATCAATAGATAAATTGATTCTAAGCAAAAAAAAGAAAGTGGTTACAAAGTATTATTGTGCAAAAACAAAAAAGCACCCAACCATTGTCAGGTGCCTTGATCGTTAAATTGCGGCTTTTTCTTCTGTTTCTTCAAGTACACGTACAAATTGACCTTCGTTTAAAGGATAGCCTGCTTTCGCGATTTTCACTTTCACAAGCTTTCCTACCATGTCTTCCGTTGCAGGGAAAACCACTTTCAAGTAATTATCCGTGTATCCAACATAGAGATCATCTTGGTAAATTTCTTCAGGGATAACCTCTAATACTTCATTTTCAAACTGAGAAGCGTATTCTTTCGCTAATTGATTCGAAAGTTCAATCAAACGATGAACTCGTTCGTTCTTGATATCTTCATCGATTTGGTCGTCCATACGTGCTGCAGGTGTACCTGTTCGCTTCGAGTATGGGAACACATGAAGCTCTGAGAATTTATGTTCATTGATGAAGTTATATGTTTCCATAAATTCTTCTTCCGTTTCACCAGGGAAACCGACAATGACATCAGATGTAACTGCAAGACCCGGTAAAGCCTTTTTAAGCTTTTCCAAGCGCTCTGCAAAGAATTCCATCGTATACTTTCTGCGCATTCTCTTAAGGACCGTATTGGATCCTGATTGAAGTGGAATGTGTAAGTGTCTGACAACAATATTGGATTGATCAATCACTTCAATGACTTCATCCGTCAGTTGACTGGCTTCGATGGAAGAGATACGAATTCTTTTCAGACCCTTCACTTTTTGCTCCAAGTCTTTAAGAAGCATGGCAAGGTTGTAGTCTTTCATGTCCTCTCCGTATCCACCTGTGTGAATTCCTGTCAGGACAATCTCTTTATACCCTGCATCCACAAGCTGTTGAGCTTGATGAATCACTTCTTCAGGGTCACGGGATCTCATAAGTCCACGAGCCCATGGAATAATACAGAATGTACAGAAGTTATTGCACCCTTCCTGGATTTTAAGAGAGGCACGAGTACGATCCGTGAATGCCGGAACATCCAGCTCTTCATATACACGATTTTTCATAATGTTTGTAACACCATTGATTGGTTGGCGTTCTTGTTTATATTCTTCAATGTACGTTAACATTTTTCTTCGGTCTTGGGTACCAACCACGACATCAACGCCCGGAATCGCCATAATTTCGGCAGGGGATGTTTGAGCGTAGCACCCTGTTACACAAATCACACCGTCAGGGTTCTTACGGATGGCACGACGAATGACCTGTCTGCTTTTCTTATCCCCTGTATTCGTTACCGTGCATGTGTTAATGACATATACATCTGCGATCGAATCATATTCTACACGTTCGTATCCTTCTTCTTTAAATAGTTGCCAAATGGCTTCTGTTTCGTAGTGGTTCACTTTACACCCTAGAGTGTGAAACGCTACTGATGGCATTACAATCACCTCATAAGTTCTAATTGATAGCTGATGGCTGATAGGACATACAATGGAGCAGTCTCCGTCCGTAAGATTCTGGGACCTAAACCACAGGAAATAAATCCTGCGCTCTTACACATCTCTACTTCTTTTTCCGTTAATCCACCTTCAGGACCGAATACGACCAGGACACTTTGTCCATTCTCAATCGTCGATAACACCTTTGAAAGATTTCCTTTTTCTCCAGCTCTTGCTTCTTCTTCATAAGCGATCAGTTTGAAATCAAACTGCGCCTGTATTAATTGTTTCAATGAAATGGGTGCAGATACATCGGGAACAAGGAGTCTATGAGACTGTTCAGCTGCTTCCTTGACGATTTTCTCCCATCGCTCTACCTTTTTCCTTGCTTTCTTATCGTCCCACTTCACAATGGAGCGATCCGCATTAAAAGGGATAAATTGAGTGGCTCCAAGCTCTGTTCCCTTTTGGAAAATCAACTCCAATTTATCCCCTTTCGGCAGTCCGCTCGCAATGGTTACTTTAATTGGTAATTCTTTCGTCGTTGTTTCCCATTTTACTATTGATAGTTCTACTGCGTCACTGGAAATCGTTTCAATACGGGCAAGCGCTGATGCTTGATCCTTGAAAACAGCAAATACTTCATCATCTTCCTTCATTCTCATGACACGAACAATATGATGATAGTCATCCCCTGTTATCGTAATCGGATCATTTTCTCGATATATGTCATCTATAAAATATCGTTGCATACAGTTTCAACTCCACCGTTTTTTACTTGCCTTTACATAGGCTTCTTAGCGATAATAGCGACCCAGTCTTCCATAACCATAATTTCTTCTATTATAAATCCGGCAGTCTCCAGTGCGTCACGTACTTCTTGCTTCTTAGGCTGGATAATCCCAGAGGTGATAAAGAATCCGCCCGGTTTCACAAGTTCGTAGGCATCATCTGTAAAGCGTAAAATGATTTCAGCCAAAATGTTCGCTACAATCACATCGGCTTGCCCTGTAACGCCATTCAATAAATTGTTCTCGTCGACCGTCACAGTTTGTTGGACTTTGTTCAGCTTCACGTTTAGTCTTGCTGAACGAACAGCCACTTCATCCAGGTCATACGCTCTTACATTGTCTGCAGCCAACTGTGCAGCAGCAATGGATAATACACCTGAACCTGTTCCTACATCGATGACCGTATCATGTTCTTTAACGATTCTCTCAAGAGCCTGGATACACATGACCGTTGTAGGATGAGTTCCTGTCCCGAATGCCATTCCTGGATCCAGTTCAATGATGAGTTCGTCACTGTGAACCGGTGTATAGTCTTCCCAAGTAGGGACGATTGTAAATTTATCGGAGATCTTCACAGGATGGTAGTATTTCTTCCACGCCGTTGCCCATTCTTCCTCATTCACTTCTGAAATCTCCACTTTGTTTTCACCAATGTCGATATCATACGTAACCAGGTTCGTAATGCCCTGCTTGATCTCATCAACGGTTTCACCAAGAAAGCTATTTACGGGTAAATACGCTTTGACTAAGACACCTTCACTCGGATAATCATCAGGATTGAGTTGGTAGATCTCTCCAAACATATCTTCTCTTTCCTTAATTAATTCGGCAGGGTCTTCAATGACCACACCGCTTGCTCCAGATTCATGAAGAATGTTTGAAATAGGTTCAATCGCTTCATTCGTAGTAAGAATACTGATTTCTGACCATTTCATTGATCTACCAACTCCGTTCTTTAGTTATTCGCCTTTAAAGGCTTTTTTTACTTTATCAAAAAAGCTTTCATGCTGTTCGTCTGGTACCTGTCCGCTAATATCCGCAAACTCTCTTAATAGTTGCTTTTGCTTATCCGTTAATTTAGAAGGAGTAACCACCTTCACTTGAACATGCTGATCACCTGTACCGTATCCACGTACATTCGGTACTCCTTTACCTTTTAAACGGAATCTCGTGCTTGTTTGAGTTCCCGCAGGTACTTTCAGCTTTACTTTTCCGTGCAGCGTTGGTACCTCAATTTCATCACCTAATGCAGCTTGTGCAAACGTCACAGGCATTTCGCAATAAATATCATCTCCGTTACGTTCGAAGAAATCATGTGAGCGAACGTGGAAGACAACGTACAAGTCACCCGCTGGTCCACCATTTATACCTGGTTCACCTTGACCAGTAACACGCAGCTGTTGACCATCATCGATACCAGCCGGAATTTTCACAGAGATTTTACGGCGCTTCTGTACTTTACCAGCACCGCCACATGTAGAACATTTTTCCTTGATTTGTTTACCTGTACCGTTACAGTAGTGACAAACGCGTCTGTTCACAATGCGGCCGAACGGTGTATTTTGTTCCACGTTTAATTGACCAGATCCATTACAGTGAGAACATGTATTGACCTTTGTTCCCGGCTTCGCACCAGAACCATGGCAAGTGTCACATTCTTCCTCTCTCGGAATCTCGATTTCTGTTTCTTTTCCAAATACCGCTTCTTCAAATGTCAGAGACATCGTATACTGAAGGTCCGCACCTTGTCTAGGGGCATTCGGATCTCTTCTGCGGCCTCCGCCGCCACCGAAGAACGTATTAAAGATGTCTTCGAAACCACCGAAACCGCCGCCGCCAAAGTCTGCGCCACCGCCGAAACCTTGGTTAGGGTCCGTATGTCCAAAACGATCATATTGTGCACGTTTCTGATCATCACTTAATACTTCATAGGCTTCCGATATTTCTTTGAATTTCTCGTCCGCATCCGCTTCTTTATTAATATCCGGATGATATTTTTTGGAGAGCTTGCGGTATGCTTTCTTCATTTCGTCTTTTGAGGCATCTTTTCCGACACCGAGTACCTCATAATAGTCCCGTTTACTCATTAAAACACCACTCCCGAATCCTTTGCATAAAGGTTATTTTAACATTGAGCTTCGACTATTATCAATAAAAACTCAACATTCCTTATATTTGATTGTGTCTGTTAGATGAATTGAATCATCTTCCACTCTCTTCAATCATAGAAAAAGTCAAAGCCAAGAACCGCCCTGACTTTGACTTTTTCGTTCATTCTGGATTATTTCTTGTCGTCGTTTACTTCTTCGTATTCAGCGTCGACTACATCGTCGTCTTTCGAAGCTTCGCCTTCTGCTCCTTGAGCTGCTTGAGCTTCCGCTTGAGCCTGCTCATAAAGCTTCATCGTTAAGCTTTGAACGATTTCCTGTAATGCATCTTTCTTTTCACGGATAAGATCTAAATCGTCTTTCTCGATCGCTTCTTTCAGTTCAGCTTTCGCATCTTCCGCTTTTTTCACTTCATCTTCTTCTACTTTGCCTTCAAGATCTTTTAACGTTTTTTCCGTTTGGAATACAAGTTGGTCGGCTTCGTTGCGAAGTTCAACTTCCTCTTTACGTTTTTTATCCGCTTCGGCATTTTCTTCTGCTTCCTTCACCATGCGTTCTACTTCATCATCTGAAAGACCTGTAGAAGATTTGATTGTGATGTTTTGCTCTTTACCTGTTCCAAGGTCCTTCGCACTTACATTCACGATACCGTTCTTATCAATATCGAATTTCACTTCGATTTGAGGTACGCCCCGTGGTGCCGGCGGAATGTCCGCTAATTGGAAACGACCTAGCGTTTTGTTATCAGCAGCCATTGGGCGCTCACCTTGTAATACATGGATATCAACAGCTGTCTGATTATCCGCAGCAGTTGAGAATGTTTGTGATTTAGACGTCGGGATCGTAGTGTTACGCTCGATCAACTTCGTTGATACGCCACCCATTGTTTCGATACCAAGTGATAGCGGTGTAACGTCAAGTAAGACAACGTCTTTTACGTCTCCAGTCAGAACTCCACCTTGAATCGCTGCCCCCATCGCTACAACTTCGTCAGGGTTAACACCTTTAGATGGCTCTTTACCTGTTTCTTTTCTGATCGCTTCTTGTACAGCCGGGATACGAGTTGACCCACCAACAAGAATGATTTTATCGATTTCACTTGCAGAAAGACCAGCATCTTTCATCGCTTGACGAGTTGGACCCATTGTACGTTCTACAAGATCTGAAGAGATTTCATCGAATTTCGCTCTTGAAAG is a genomic window of Rossellomorea sp. y25 containing:
- a CDS encoding alpha-glucosidase translates to MKKAWRKEAVGYQIYPRSFQDSNGDGIGDLQGVIQRLDYIKELGIDVIWICPMYKSPNDDNGYDISDYQDIMEDFGTMEDFDQLLKEVHKRDMKLIIDLVLNHTSDEHPWFIESKSSKDNPKRDWYIWRDGVKGKEPNNWESIFGGSAWKYDEETDQYFLHVFSTKQPDLNWENEEVRDALYDTVNWWLDKGIDGFRIDAISHIKKRPGLPDMPNPKKQKYVSSFDMHMNQKGIHTFLQEFKDRTYGNYDVMSVGEANGVKADEAELWVGKENGKMDMIFQFEHLGLWDAETNPDLDIVELKKVLSRWQKGLEGNGWNALFIENHDKPRVVSTWGNDKEYWKESATAMATMYFLMQGTPFIYQGQEIGMTNVQFPSIEDYDDVAVKNLYRLKREEGVSHKDIMEIIWASSRDNSRTPMQWSDGENSGFTSGTPWMKVNPNYKTINVKAQEKDEKSILNFYKKMIQLKKNEDVFTYGIYDLLLEKDKQIYAYTRTGEDQSMIVITNLSTKNTVCDLKDLEVSSSDLLLNNYDVDSHENVSKLTLKPYEARVYRLK
- a CDS encoding 16S rRNA (uracil(1498)-N(3))-methyltransferase translates to MQRYFIDDIYRENDPITITGDDYHHIVRVMRMKEDDEVFAVFKDQASALARIETISSDAVELSIVKWETTTKELPIKVTIASGLPKGDKLELIFQKGTELGATQFIPFNADRSIVKWDDKKARKKVERWEKIVKEAAEQSHRLLVPDVSAPISLKQLIQAQFDFKLIAYEEEARAGEKGNLSKVLSTIENGQSVLVVFGPEGGLTEKEVEMCKSAGFISCGLGPRILRTETAPLYVLSAISYQLELMR
- the deoC gene encoding deoxyribose-phosphate aldolase, whose protein sequence is MTTNIASMIDHTLLKPESTKDQVEVLCQEAKEFKFASVCVNPTWVQYSSELLSGTEVKVCTVIGFPLGASTPETKAFETKDAIEKGATEVDMVINIGALKSGDHELVKRDIEAVVAASKGKALSKVIIETCLLTDEEKVKACQLAVEAGADYVKTSTGFSTGGATVEDIALMRKTVGPEIGVKASGGVRSAEDAQAMIEAGATRLGASSGVKIVQGLTSDSDY
- the dnaJ gene encoding molecular chaperone DnaJ; its protein translation is MSKRDYYEVLGVGKDASKDEMKKAYRKLSKKYHPDINKEADADEKFKEISEAYEVLSDDQKRAQYDRFGHTDPNQGFGGGADFGGGGFGGFEDIFNTFFGGGGGRRRDPNAPRQGADLQYTMSLTFEEAVFGKETEIEIPREEECDTCHGSGAKPGTKVNTCSHCNGSGQLNVEQNTPFGRIVNRRVCHYCNGTGKQIKEKCSTCGGAGKVQKRRKISVKIPAGIDDGQQLRVTGQGEPGINGGPAGDLYVVFHVRSHDFFERNGDDIYCEMPVTFAQAALGDEIEVPTLHGKVKLKVPAGTQTSTRFRLKGKGVPNVRGYGTGDQHVQVKVVTPSKLTDKQKQLLREFADISGQVPDEQHESFFDKVKKAFKGE
- the mtaB gene encoding tRNA (N(6)-L-threonylcarbamoyladenosine(37)-C(2))-methylthiotransferase MtaB, which gives rise to MPSVAFHTLGCKVNHYETEAIWQLFKEEGYERVEYDSIADVYVINTCTVTNTGDKKSRQVIRRAIRKNPDGVICVTGCYAQTSPAEIMAIPGVDVVVGTQDRRKMLTYIEEYKQERQPINGVTNIMKNRVYEELDVPAFTDRTRASLKIQEGCNNFCTFCIIPWARGLMRSRDPEEVIHQAQQLVDAGYKEIVLTGIHTGGYGEDMKDYNLAMLLKDLEQKVKGLKRIRISSIEASQLTDEVIEVIDQSNIVVRHLHIPLQSGSNTVLKRMRRKYTMEFFAERLEKLKKALPGLAVTSDVIVGFPGETEEEFMETYNFINEHKFSELHVFPYSKRTGTPAARMDDQIDEDIKNERVHRLIELSNQLAKEYASQFENEVLEVIPEEIYQDDLYVGYTDNYLKVVFPATEDMVGKLVKVKIAKAGYPLNEGQFVRVLEETEEKAAI
- the dnaK gene encoding molecular chaperone DnaK, which produces MSKIIGIDLGTTNSCVSVLEGGEPKVIANAEGNRTTPSVVAFKNGEKQVGEVAKRQAITNPNTIISVKRHMGTDHKVEAEGKEYTPQEISAMILQHLKSYAEDYLGEKVEKAVITVPAYFNDAERQATKDAGKIAGLEVERIINEPTAAALAYGLDKMDQDQTILVYDLGGGTFDVSILELGDGVFEVRSTAGDNRLGGDDFDQVIIDYLVAEFKKENGIDLSKDKMALQRLKDAAEKAKKDLSGVTSTQISLPFITAGEAGPLHLEVTLSRAKFDEISSDLVERTMGPTRQAMKDAGLSASEIDKIILVGGSTRIPAVQEAIRKETGKEPSKGVNPDEVVAMGAAIQGGVLTGDVKDVVLLDVTPLSLGIETMGGVSTKLIERNTTIPTSKSQTFSTAADNQTAVDIHVLQGERPMAADNKTLGRFQLADIPPAPRGVPQIEVKFDIDKNGIVNVSAKDLGTGKEQNITIKSSTGLSDDEVERMVKEAEENAEADKKRKEEVELRNEADQLVFQTEKTLKDLEGKVEEDEVKKAEDAKAELKEAIEKDDLDLIREKKDALQEIVQSLTMKLYEQAQAEAQAAQGAEGEASKDDDVVDAEYEEVNDDKK
- the prmA gene encoding 50S ribosomal protein L11 methyltransferase is translated as MKWSEISILTTNEAIEPISNILHESGASGVVIEDPAELIKEREDMFGEIYQLNPDDYPSEGVLVKAYLPVNSFLGETVDEIKQGITNLVTYDIDIGENKVEISEVNEEEWATAWKKYYHPVKISDKFTIVPTWEDYTPVHSDELIIELDPGMAFGTGTHPTTVMCIQALERIVKEHDTVIDVGTGSGVLSIAAAQLAADNVRAYDLDEVAVRSARLNVKLNKVQQTVTVDENNLLNGVTGQADVIVANILAEIILRFTDDAYELVKPGGFFITSGIIQPKKQEVRDALETAGFIIEEIMVMEDWVAIIAKKPM